The following are encoded together in the Brassica napus cultivar Da-Ae chromosome A9, Da-Ae, whole genome shotgun sequence genome:
- the LOC106451247 gene encoding LOW QUALITY PROTEIN: patellin-2 (The sequence of the model RefSeq protein was modified relative to this genomic sequence to represent the inferred CDS: deleted 1 base in 1 codon): MAQEEIQKPAASTTTAPVPAKEETPVVPPVKEVSAPVTTDKSVAAPAPESKEEKVVSEKEAPVTVTETEVTVEEPEVTVEKVEEIVTGKVIAHTESFKEEGYLASELTEAEKNALAEFKEMVREALNKHEFTAPPAKEETVEEKKREETEEVAETITEEKSAAPTVVETKKEETSAVPAPEETKPAAPAAAEIKKEEKPVAPTPVESKLAAPVVTETKKEETPAPVETKPAAPVVTETKKEEAKPAAPVTTETKKEEKPPVTTETKKEEKPAPVETKPAAPVTAETKKEEKPAPVETKPAAPVTTETKKEEEKAVTSAPVETKPATPVTTEVVTIEKAFAAEQEEATKTVEAIEESFVSITLPETAVSVEPEEVSIWGIPLLEDERSDVILLKFLRARDFKVKEAFTMLKNTVQWRKENNMDELLAEDLQGAEFEKMVFTHGVDKQGHVVIYSSYGEFQNKEIFSDKEKLNKFLKWRIQFQEKCVRSLDFSPEAKSSFVFVSDFRNAPGLGKRSLWQFIRRAVKQFEDNYPEFVAKELFINVPWWYIPYYKTFGNIIISPRTRSKMVLAGPSKTAETIFKYVAPEVVPVKYGGLSKESPFAVEDGVTEAVVKSSAKHIIELPASEGSTLSWELRVLGADVSYGAQFEPTNEASYTVIVSKNRKIGLTDEPVITDSFKAGEPGKIVITIDNNTFKKKKVIYRFKTQA; encoded by the exons ATGGCTCAAGAAGAGATACAGAAGCCTGCCGCTTCGACCACCACTGCTCCTGTTCCGGCAAAGGAGGAAACTCCTGTTGTGCCGCCGGTTAAGGAGGTTTCTGCACCTGTTACTACGGACAAATCAGTGGCAGCGCCTGCTCCTGAGTCCAAGGAGGAGAAAGTTGTGTCTGAGAAAGAGGCCCCCGTTACGGTGACGGAAACAGAGGTTACGGTAGAGGAACCGGAGGTGACGGTGGAAAAGGTGGAAGAGATCGTGACGGGAAAAGTGATCGCGCATACGGAATCGTTTAAGGAGGAAGGCTATTTGGCTTCAGAGTTGACGGAAGCTGAGAAGAATGCGTTGGCCGAGTTTAAGGAGATGGTGAGGGAAGCTTTGAACAAGCATGAATTCACCGCTCCACCGGCGAAAGAAGAGACAGTGGAGGAGAAGAAAAGagaggaaacagaggaagtGGCTGAGACCATAACAGAGGAGAAATCTGCTGCTCCGACCGTCGTAGAGACCAAGAAGGAAGAAACATCCGCCGTTCCTGCTCCGGAAGAGACTAAACCAGCTGCTCCCGCCGCCGCAGAGATCAAGAAGGAAGAAAAACCGGTCGCTCCTACACCAGTAGAGTCAAAACTGGCTGCTCCGGTCGTAACAGAGACAAAGAAGGAAGAGACACCCGCCCCGGTAGAGACCAAACCGGCTGCCCCGGTCGTCACAGAgacaaagaaagaagaggccAAACCGGCTGCTCCGGTCACCACTGagacaaagaaagaagagaaacctCCGGTCACCACAGAGACCAAGAAGGAAGAGAAACCGGCTCCAGTAGAGACCAAACCGGCTGCTCCGGTCACCGCTGAGACCAAGAAGGAGGAGAAACCGGCTCCGGTAGAGACCAAACCGGCTGCTCCGGTCACCACAGagacaaagaaagaagaagagaaagcagTCACCTCTGCCCCTGTAGAGACCAAACCAGCTACTCCAGTCACCACAGAAGTGGTAACAATCGAGAAGGCTTTCGCAGCTGAACAAGAAGAAGCAACCAAAACCGTGGAAGCAATCGAAGAATCGTTCGTCTCCATCACTCTTCCAGAGACAGCTGTCTCGGTAGAGCCAGAAGAAGTTTCGATCTGGGGCATCCCACTTCTCGAGGACGAAAGATCCGACGTAATCCTTCTCAAGTTCCTCCGAGCCCGCGACTTCAAGGTCAAAGAAGCCTTCACCATGCTGAAAAACACGGTCCAATGGCGCAAGGAAAACAACATGGACGAGCTCCTGGcagaagatctccaaggggccgAGTTCGAGAAGATGGTGTTCACTCACGGAGTTGACAAGCAAGGACACGTTGTGATCTACAGCTCGTACGGTGAGTTCCAGAACAAGGAGATTTTCTCAGACAAGGAGAAGCTCAACAAGTTCCTCAAGTGGAGGATTCAGTTCCAAGAGAAGTGTGTGAGGTCTCTTGACTTTAGCCCCGAGGCTAAGTCCTCGTTCGTGTTCGTTAGTGACTTCAGGAACGCGCCAGGGCTCGGTAAGAGATCATTGTGGCAGTTTATAAGACGTGCCGTTAAGCAGTTCGAAGACAATTATCCAGAATTTGTGGCTAAAGAG CTGTTTATTAATGTCCCATGGTGGTACATTCCTTATTACAAAACATTCGGGAATATCATTATATCTCCAAGGACAAGGAGCAAGATGGTCCTTGCTGGTCCATCCAAAACCGCTGAAACCATATTCAA ATATGTAGCTCCTGAAGTAGTCCCGGTTAAATACGGTGGACTCAGCAAAGAAAGTCCATTCGCTGTTGAAGATGGAGTCACCGAGGCCGTAGTTAAATCCTCAGCTAAGCATATCATTGAATTGCCT GCTTCCGAG GGTTCCACGCTCTCGTGGGAGCTTAGGGTTTTGGGCGCGGACGTGAGCTATGGTGCACAATTTGAACCAACCAACGAGGCAAGCTACACCGTGATCGTCTCTAAGAACAGGAAAATCGGTTTAACTGATGAACCTGTGATAACCGATTCTTTCAAGGCGGGTGAACCGGGAAAGATCGTCATTACGATTGATAACAATACgtttaagaagaagaaggtgatcTACAGGTTCAAAACGCAAGCATAA